ATGCCACAGATGCTACACACAACCTCATCAGAGATGAGGAAAACCTGGGCTACAAGGAGGAGAATGCGGTCTACAGGGAGAACGCCCAGGAGCAGCAAAAGTTGCTGCAGGAGCAGGATCAGAAGCTAAAGGATGCGGAacaggcggaggaggaggagtacAACCCGCAGATCAGATGGCCCGATTTGGGGGCCCAGGCCTTCCTGCACATCGGCGCACTGTACGGGCTATACCTGCTCTTCTACGCGAACTTCTACACATTCCTCTGGGGTGAGTGTCCACCGTCGTCCCGGGAAATTAACATCTAGTCGGCTAATGAGTTACAGCCCCTGGTCACCAATCTCTCTAATTGCATCTGCCAACATGCAAACAGTGTCCAGATAGTCGGGGTATTAGCTATTTTGTAACAAACCGCAGTTGCTGTTAACTAGGGCAGTTTTTATGAAGTGAGGTAATCATTGCATTCTAAACGCACTTATATTACAAACAATAATGAAGGTTAATCTAAAAAGTTTGAAAGTCAGTAAGTAATTTTGGGATATGCACTCTTGAGGAAAGTTGACcaaatcattaaattaatcCGCAATTGCCATAAACAGAAACGCAAAAGAACTTATTAAAgtaactttaaaataacaaattgtttatacatttaaaaaaaatttagtcacttgacacatttttttaagttatcaataaaatgtatcataaaaaaagaaagaattaAAGTTCGCCGCACTCAACAATGTTGTTCATCAATGTTTTTGTCCAAGATGACGCatggaaaatcaaaataagtTAATATTATGCAATAGGTAAACAACCATAGGGTTATATGCATATGTTGTGAACTTTGACCGTTGGCAATTAAAGTTAACGAACGCTTCAATTGCCCGATATAATTTGGCTGGCGATCGAACTGAGGGAAAGAGCGTGGCAGATATCCGAGTGGCGACAAAATAGGCCACCCCGAAGAATGGGGAATAGATAGATATATTTAGAGCCGGGCGTTGTGTCATCCGTTGGGCAGCAAATCAAGCGAGAAGCGTTACCAGCAGCACACCAAACTATTCAGATGGGCgggtatatatatagtatatgcTTGTTTATTTAGACAATGACATCCGTCTGTTCTTTTTTATACCAGTGGTGGTCACCGTTTGGGTCTCTGGAATTGGCATCACGGCGGGAGCCCACCGCCTTTGGTCGCACAAATCCTATACTGCTTCGTTATCTCTAAGGATTCTGCTGGCTTTTGCCTTCTCCATCGCTGGTCAGGTTAGTACttcatttgatttttcatTTGTGAGGTAAATCTATCTAAAACTTTGTAAATTACAGAGGGACGCCTACACATGGGCTTTGGATCATAGGATACACCACAAGTTCGCCGAGACCGATGCCGATCCGCACAATGCCAAGCGTGGCTTCTTCTTCGCCCACGTGGGTTGGCTGTTCCTCACCCCCCATCCCAAGGTCGTGGCCAAGAGGAAGGTCATCGACATGTCCGATCTGGAGGCGGATGCCGTGTGCATGTTCCAGAGGAAGTACTACATCCCGCTCTTCGCCCTCTGCTCCATCATCCTGCCGGTTGCTGTGCCCTGGTACTTCTGGAACGAGGACCTGTGGATGTCCTTCTGGATCAACTTCAACATGCGCTTCACCTGGACCCTCAATGTGGCCTTCTTCGTGAACAGCGTGGCGCACATGTACGGCAACAAGCCGTACGACAAGTAAGATAGACTACTGTACTTTAAAATGGTTCGATTTGAGGGTGTGATATAGCAACGGAAAAATACCAACGATAAGAAaactaatat
This genomic window from Drosophila gunungcola strain Sukarami chromosome 3R, Dgunungcola_SK_2, whole genome shotgun sequence contains:
- the LOC128252491 gene encoding stearoyl-CoA desaturase 5 encodes the protein MCLSSPIPGQKQTPAVGHCNGSCSLDRNGNRSSTSVPNGGELKHRTHATDATHNLIRDEENLGYKEENAVYRENAQEQQKLLQEQDQKLKDAEQAEEEEYNPQIRWPDLGAQAFLHIGALYGLYLLFYANFYTFLWVVVTVWVSGIGITAGAHRLWSHKSYTASLSLRILLAFAFSIAGQRDAYTWALDHRIHHKFAETDADPHNAKRGFFFAHVGWLFLTPHPKVVAKRKVIDMSDLEADAVCMFQRKYYIPLFALCSIILPVAVPWYFWNEDLWMSFWINFNMRFTWTLNVAFFVNSVAHMYGNKPYDKNLMSSEAPIVSLLAMGEGWHNYHHVFPWDYKTGEFGNYSLNITTGFIDFCAWLGLAKGRKSVSPDMVLRRAKKCGDGTRFLDDDFAHKDPVWGFGDNDIPREDIVELAKMQN